Proteins from a genomic interval of Clostridium cochlearium:
- a CDS encoding alanine dehydrogenase, translating into MISLGFPRMHKEQNEKRDFLPDFFRMMKSEKADFYLEQGYGSAMGISEDEYLKANERIKFVSNRECYEKDIVVVLRSPEFNEIDCMKDGSTLVSMLHYPTRATRVNKLKSKNIFGVSMDSLRNDFLERIVVNYNGTSGNGMEMAFQELSKSMEDFYSKERGIINVTILGMGMVGLYAAKSAGKYGNLGLNSKMKELGTKGVKVNLLPRSITSDEEELIKIIKETDILVDATTREDATKYIISNDLIGYLKSHAVILDLTADPYLTDVNPIQVKAIEGIPTGTLDKPVIYEDDEIYEAIPKEVVSKNRRIVVGCNAWPGIKPKECMHLYGIQLFPIVQKLIRIDKSMFTDKSDDYFERAIYRGTIKYFEENEKR; encoded by the coding sequence ATGATTAGTTTAGGGTTCCCAAGAATGCATAAAGAGCAAAATGAAAAAAGAGATTTTCTACCTGATTTTTTTAGAATGATGAAAAGTGAAAAAGCAGATTTTTATTTAGAACAAGGATATGGATCAGCTATGGGAATATCAGAAGATGAATATTTAAAAGCAAATGAACGCATAAAATTTGTTTCAAATAGAGAATGTTATGAAAAAGATATAGTAGTAGTTTTAAGGTCACCAGAATTTAATGAAATAGATTGTATGAAGGATGGAAGTACTTTAGTTAGTATGTTGCATTATCCAACTAGGGCTACAAGAGTTAATAAATTAAAATCTAAAAATATATTTGGAGTTTCCATGGACTCGTTAAGAAATGATTTTTTAGAAAGAATAGTAGTTAATTATAATGGCACCTCTGGCAATGGAATGGAGATGGCTTTTCAAGAACTTTCTAAGAGTATGGAAGATTTTTATTCTAAAGAAAGAGGAATTATTAATGTTACAATATTAGGTATGGGGATGGTTGGTTTATATGCAGCAAAATCAGCAGGTAAATATGGGAATTTGGGACTTAATTCTAAGATGAAGGAATTAGGTACAAAAGGTGTAAAAGTTAATTTATTACCAAGAAGTATTACTTCTGATGAAGAAGAACTTATAAAAATCATAAAAGAAACAGATATATTAGTGGATGCAACCACCAGAGAAGATGCAACAAAATATATAATATCAAATGATTTAATAGGTTATTTAAAGTCACATGCTGTAATTTTAGATTTAACAGCGGATCCTTATTTAACAGATGTGAATCCTATTCAAGTAAAGGCTATAGAAGGTATACCTACAGGTACATTAGATAAACCTGTAATATATGAAGATGATGAAATATATGAAGCAATACCAAAAGAAGTTGTAAGCAAAAATAGAAGAATTGTAGTAGGATGTAATGCATGGCCAGGTATAAAGCCTAAAGAATGTATGCACTTATATGGAATTCAACTATTTCCTATAGTTCAAAAATTAATAAGGATAGATAAAAGCATGTTTACAGATAAAAGTGATGATTATTTTGAAAGAGCTATTTATAGGGGAACTATAAAATATTTTGAGGAAAACGAAAAAAGATAA
- a CDS encoding TrkA C-terminal domain-containing protein, with the protein MKCHQGGALYKNIALDIANRIVLGELKTEEKISGRSTLASMYNVSPETIRRSIALLEDMDVVLSTKGSGIEIISVSAAERFIEKHKDNEYLATVRENIVELMNRKKKIDNEIQVNFDKILDFTDRFKNITPFTLIEVEVKKECAVLGKKVNELRFWQATGATIVAYRRKGDIVISPGPNYIFQDGDIIVVIGNGNVYEKVNRFLYNGNIG; encoded by the coding sequence ATGAAGTGTCATCAAGGAGGGGCGTTATATAAAAATATAGCACTTGATATTGCCAATCGAATTGTACTAGGAGAACTTAAAACTGAAGAAAAAATAAGTGGAAGATCTACTTTAGCAAGTATGTACAATGTATCACCGGAAACTATAAGAAGATCTATTGCTCTGTTAGAAGATATGGATGTTGTACTTTCTACTAAAGGTAGCGGTATAGAAATTATATCCGTTTCTGCAGCAGAAAGATTTATAGAAAAGCATAAAGATAATGAATACTTAGCTACAGTCAGAGAAAACATAGTAGAACTTATGAATAGAAAGAAAAAAATAGATAATGAAATCCAAGTAAACTTTGACAAAATATTAGATTTTACAGATAGGTTTAAAAATATAACACCGTTTACGTTAATAGAAGTTGAAGTAAAAAAAGAATGTGCTGTGCTAGGTAAAAAAGTCAATGAATTAAGATTTTGGCAAGCTACAGGAGCTACAATAGTAGCTTATAGAAGAAAAGGAGATATTGTAATTTCACCGGGACCTAATTATATATTTCAAGATGGAGATATAATAGTGGTAATTGGAAATGGCAATGTATATGAGAAAGTAAATAGATTTTTATATAATGGTAACATAGGATAA
- a CDS encoding phosphatase PAP2 family protein has protein sequence MKKFKDKSYRNFIKLYKENDERWKFFFIGIILAFISLIIFINIVQLYFKGKGSFKMDVSAINYFRYIESDSLSRIFKCITYIGDPYTVIIITLIITVMLYLKKMKSESVFFAFNILGVAIFNELLKRSFRRDRPTVKIIEATGYSFPSGHSMTFLAFAIILSYLILIYSKNKFKSYSISIGLIILAIAIGFSRVYLRVHYLSDVLAGWSAAMFWAGINISIHRYSYYKKITM, from the coding sequence TTGAAAAAATTTAAAGATAAATCTTATAGAAACTTTATAAAATTATATAAAGAAAATGATGAAAGATGGAAGTTTTTTTTCATAGGTATAATTTTAGCATTTATATCCTTAATAATTTTTATAAATATAGTACAACTATATTTTAAAGGAAAAGGCAGTTTTAAAATGGATGTTTCAGCTATAAATTATTTTAGATACATAGAAAGTGATAGTTTGAGCAGAATATTTAAGTGTATTACATATATAGGGGATCCATATACAGTAATAATCATTACATTAATTATCACTGTTATGTTATATTTAAAAAAAATGAAGAGTGAAAGTGTATTCTTTGCTTTTAATATACTAGGAGTTGCTATTTTTAATGAACTATTAAAGAGATCTTTTAGGAGAGATAGACCTACTGTTAAGATAATTGAAGCTACTGGATACAGCTTTCCAAGTGGTCATTCAATGACATTTTTAGCTTTTGCTATTATTCTTTCATACTTAATATTAATATATTCTAAAAATAAATTTAAATCCTATTCTATATCCATAGGTCTTATAATTTTAGCTATAGCTATAGGATTTAGTAGAGTTTATTTAAGAGTTCATTATTTAAGTGATGTATTGGCAGGTTGGTCTGCAGCAATGTTTTGGGCAGGAATAAATATTTCTATACATAGGTATTCTTACTATAAAAAAATTACTATGTAA
- a CDS encoding pyridoxal-phosphate dependent enzyme: MYKGTSIRAGIECDIYVPYNTSQKKIAQIEAHGAKVHIIPGSREDTAKAALNAVERGEGFYASHVYNPFFYQGTKTYAYEIYEQLKGEIPEALVIPLGNGTLVLGAYYGFKDLLNTGLISRIPKIIAVQATNCAPIYKAFTKGKDYIEPVENKGTLAEGIAIADPKRGWQIIKALREVNGEIITASEEDIPKTKQLLAKKGFYVEPTTAATFVALFDYIKKNDITKNGKVIIPLCGSGLKSK, from the coding sequence ATATATAAAGGCACTTCCATTAGAGCAGGCATAGAATGTGATATATATGTACCTTACAATACTTCTCAAAAGAAAATAGCTCAAATAGAAGCTCATGGAGCAAAGGTTCATATTATACCTGGAAGTAGAGAAGACACTGCTAAAGCTGCTTTAAATGCTGTAGAAAGAGGAGAAGGTTTTTATGCAAGTCATGTCTACAATCCATTTTTCTATCAAGGAACTAAAACCTATGCCTATGAAATATATGAACAGTTAAAGGGAGAAATTCCAGAAGCATTAGTAATTCCACTTGGAAATGGTACTTTGGTACTAGGGGCTTATTATGGATTTAAAGATCTCTTAAATACTGGACTTATTTCAAGAATACCTAAAATAATAGCTGTGCAAGCTACTAATTGTGCTCCTATATATAAAGCATTTACTAAAGGCAAAGATTACATAGAACCTGTAGAAAATAAGGGAACCCTTGCCGAAGGAATTGCCATTGCAGATCCTAAAAGAGGATGGCAAATTATAAAAGCTCTTAGAGAAGTAAATGGAGAAATAATTACAGCTTCAGAAGAAGATATTCCAAAAACAAAACAACTTCTTGCTAAAAAAGGATTTTATGTAGAACCAACTACTGCTGCAACTTTTGTAGCCTTATTTGACTATATAAAGAAAAATGATATTACTAAAAATGGCAAAGTAATTATTCCCTTATGCGGATCAGGTCTTAAATCAAAATAA
- a CDS encoding DUF4179 domain-containing protein, translated as MKDYNLDEMLKQVKKDTVDEEFHKFYTKTLNSLPNKKRKLNKSIIAAASVFLIAMLSFSPIVSGGDIPILKTIKNIFFAPEEYVKYAEGIDTKVELGNFRVSLHDIIYDNNFLIYSYTLSKLDGKPFTQDEEMAGVSLHPVFKTTENFSGSEFNRVKNSPSEITIIRYDNISKLNLPNKLKFSMLVYNSIEDIDTNIDIEIEKSEINKYCKKVIIDKI; from the coding sequence GTGAAAGATTATAATTTAGATGAAATGCTTAAACAAGTAAAAAAAGATACAGTGGATGAAGAATTTCATAAATTTTATACTAAAACTTTAAATTCTCTTCCTAATAAAAAAAGAAAATTAAATAAATCCATAATAGCAGCAGCTTCTGTTTTTTTAATTGCTATGCTTTCATTTTCACCAATAGTATCGGGAGGAGATATACCTATACTTAAAACCATTAAAAATATATTCTTTGCTCCAGAAGAGTATGTAAAATATGCTGAAGGTATAGACACTAAAGTAGAGCTTGGAAATTTCAGAGTATCTCTTCATGATATTATATATGATAATAATTTTTTAATATATTCCTATACTTTATCTAAACTAGATGGTAAACCATTTACTCAAGATGAAGAAATGGCAGGAGTTAGTTTACATCCAGTATTTAAAACTACTGAAAATTTTTCCGGAAGTGAATTTAATAGGGTTAAAAATAGTCCTAGTGAAATAACAATTATTCGATATGATAATATAAGCAAATTAAATCTCCCTAATAAATTAAAATTTTCTATGTTAGTTTATAATTCCATCGAAGATATAGACACTAATATAGATATAGAAATTGAAAAATCTGAAATAAATAAGTATTGCAAGAAAGTAATTATTGATAAAATATAA
- a CDS encoding HD domain-containing protein, whose product MKHITFEDIKKNKEFQTYIQKCDELLGVMGYTEHSFIHAGKVSYTADIILDNLGYSERERELAQIAGYIHDIGNMINRIDHAQTGAILAFDILTRMEMPPEEIATIVSSIGNHDEGTGQPVNTVSAALILADKSDVRRSRVRNRDFATFDIHDRVNYAVEDAKVKVNSEKRIILLEMKIDITISSLMEYFEIFLNRMMMCRKAADFLNCKFDLVINGTKLL is encoded by the coding sequence ATGAAACATATAACTTTTGAAGATATAAAAAAGAATAAAGAATTTCAAACCTATATTCAAAAATGCGATGAACTACTTGGAGTCATGGGATATACTGAACATTCCTTTATTCATGCAGGCAAAGTTTCCTATACTGCAGATATCATATTGGATAATTTAGGATATAGCGAAAGGGAAAGAGAGCTTGCTCAAATAGCTGGATATATTCATGATATTGGCAATATGATAAATAGAATTGATCATGCTCAAACAGGGGCTATATTAGCTTTTGATATTTTAACTAGAATGGAAATGCCTCCTGAAGAAATTGCTACCATAGTTTCTTCTATTGGAAACCATGATGAAGGTACAGGTCAACCGGTAAATACAGTATCAGCGGCATTGATATTAGCAGATAAAAGTGATGTTAGAAGAAGCCGAGTAAGAAATAGAGATTTTGCTACTTTTGATATTCATGATCGAGTAAACTATGCGGTTGAAGATGCAAAGGTTAAAGTTAATAGTGAAAAAAGAATTATTTTATTAGAAATGAAAATAGACATCACCATTTCCTCTTTAATGGAGTATTTTGAGATATTTTTAAATCGTATGATGATGTGTAGAAAAGCAGCAGACTTTTTAAATTGTAAATTTGATTTAGTTATAAATGGTACTAAGTTACTATAG
- a CDS encoding PadR family transcriptional regulator, with translation MYGYEIIKKLEEKSSGIFKFKEGTLYPILHGLEAMGIIESFWNKGDNGRNRKYYRITKKGNGYLKEKKEEWSTFRVAVDNILWEAVLWE, from the coding sequence GTGTATGGATATGAAATTATAAAAAAATTAGAGGAAAAGTCATCGGGGATTTTTAAGTTTAAAGAGGGAACTCTATATCCAATTTTACATGGATTAGAAGCTATGGGAATAATAGAATCTTTTTGGAATAAGGGGGATAATGGTAGAAACAGAAAATACTATAGGATTACTAAAAAAGGTAATGGATATTTAAAAGAAAAGAAGGAAGAATGGTCCACATTTCGCGTAGCTGTAGACAATATATTGTGGGAGGCAGTATTATGGGAATAG
- a CDS encoding permease prefix domain 1-containing protein, translated as MGIEKDERVCKYLNEIISKVRNKESHEEIKLELISHIEELYDSYVKSGMGKDEAIRNSITQMGNADIIGEKLDKVHRGNLEWGIVVATVLMSFIGIFTAIFIGISGEITHYNQNSGRNMIISTLIGITLAMALYKFDYRELKKYSIHILIGTN; from the coding sequence ATGGGAATAGAAAAAGATGAAAGAGTTTGTAAATATTTAAATGAAATTATTTCAAAAGTTAGAAATAAAGAATCGCATGAGGAAATAAAGCTAGAACTTATATCTCATATAGAAGAACTTTATGATAGCTATGTGAAATCTGGTATGGGAAAGGATGAAGCTATAAGAAATAGTATTACTCAAATGGGAAATGCAGATATTATAGGTGAAAAGTTAGATAAAGTGCATAGAGGGAACCTAGAATGGGGAATAGTTGTAGCTACAGTTTTAATGAGTTTTATTGGAATATTTACAGCTATATTTATAGGAATAAGTGGTGAGATAACACATTATAACCAAAATAGTGGTAGGAATATGATAATTTCTACCTTAATAGGAATAACTTTAGCTATGGCTTTATACAAGTTTGATTATAGAGAGTTAAAAAAGTATTCAATACATATATTAATAGGAACAAATTAG
- a CDS encoding FtsW/RodA/SpoVE family cell cycle protein, which translates to MTFNLVPVMSIGLPFISYGGTSMIINMISIGLIMGIYKRKSYAYTI; encoded by the coding sequence ATGACATTTAATTTAGTACCAGTAATGTCAATAGGACTTCCTTTCATAAGTTATGGGGGAACATCTATGATAATAAATATGATATCTATAGGCTTAATAATGGGAATTTATAAAAGAAAAAGCTATGCATATACAATATAA
- a CDS encoding formate/nitrite transporter family protein, with translation METRDYLTPEEIANTTVEVGIKKTNLSFTHQLILGILAGAFIAFASEGSNMAAFNLFRKPETYGLGKTMAGLIFGTGLMLVILAGGELFTGNALIIISVLEKKVKLREMLRNWCTVYIGNLIGSLLIVFMMVQSGLFNSGANGLGGETIKIAAYKVNLPFMSALYLGIMGNWIVCLAVWLAFAAKSMTGKILGIFFPIWLFVTSGFEHSIANMYYIPAGILAKSNINWVTASYVTSEKLGTLNWNSFIFNNLVPVTIGNIIGGTIFVGVVYWFVYLKDNKSITIQKKVENKINL, from the coding sequence GTGGAAACAAGAGATTATTTAACACCTGAAGAAATTGCTAATACAACGGTAGAAGTGGGAATAAAAAAGACAAACCTTTCATTTACACATCAGTTGATTTTAGGAATTTTAGCAGGAGCATTTATTGCATTTGCATCTGAAGGTTCTAATATGGCAGCATTTAACTTGTTTAGGAAACCTGAAACCTATGGATTAGGAAAAACCATGGCTGGGTTAATTTTTGGTACAGGACTTATGTTAGTCATTTTAGCAGGAGGAGAGTTATTTACAGGAAATGCATTGATTATTATTAGCGTTTTAGAAAAGAAAGTAAAATTAAGGGAAATGCTTAGAAATTGGTGTACTGTATACATAGGAAATTTAATAGGTTCTTTATTAATAGTTTTTATGATGGTTCAATCTGGATTATTTAATAGTGGAGCTAATGGTCTTGGAGGAGAAACCATTAAAATTGCTGCTTATAAGGTGAATTTACCTTTTATGTCTGCACTATATTTAGGAATTATGGGAAATTGGATAGTTTGTTTAGCAGTATGGTTAGCTTTTGCAGCAAAAAGTATGACAGGTAAGATACTTGGAATATTTTTTCCAATATGGCTATTTGTAACCTCCGGTTTTGAACATAGTATTGCCAATATGTATTATATACCTGCAGGAATATTAGCAAAATCAAATATTAATTGGGTTACTGCATCTTATGTTACATCAGAAAAATTAGGTACTTTAAATTGGAATAGTTTTATATTTAATAATTTAGTACCTGTAACCATTGGAAATATAATTGGTGGGACTATATTTGTAGGAGTTGTATATTGGTTTGTTTATTTAAAAGATAATAAATCAATAACAATTCAAAAGAAAGTGGAAAATAAAATTAATTTATAA
- a CDS encoding metal-dependent hydrolase family protein, with translation MNKIAFIGGLLIDGTGKKPIKNSLLLVDNKKIKYAGPMMEIDEEYEKIDITGKTIMPGLIDTHLHFSGNRTDNDTEWVLEPVIQKTIVAVAQAREALEHGLTSVGEISRSGIYIRNMIEEGIIPGPRVVATGLGFCRTSGHGDSHKLPLEYNNISHPWAECVDGPWDLRKAIRRRIRENPDAIKIWSTGGGIWRFDAKADPHYCMEEIQAVVDECNMVGLPVWSHAEGYEGALNSCKAGVSAIIHGQELNEECLEIMKEKDITFCPTLQFFYEWFTVYEPPYRPIHDKYPGKTTAEKELNRIIDNLQNANKKGVRITVGSDSFCSSLTPYGKCSITEMYTLNKAGLTEMETILAATKNGAEMLKIDDITGTLEQGKFADLLVLSKNPLDDIHNVCTENMEIILKEGIFVKKNK, from the coding sequence ATGAATAAAATTGCATTTATAGGTGGCTTATTAATAGATGGTACAGGAAAGAAGCCTATAAAAAATTCCTTATTACTTGTTGATAATAAAAAAATTAAATATGCTGGACCAATGATGGAGATTGATGAAGAATACGAAAAAATTGATATAACAGGAAAAACTATTATGCCTGGATTAATTGATACCCATCTTCATTTTAGTGGAAATAGAACAGATAATGATACTGAGTGGGTATTAGAGCCTGTTATACAAAAGACTATTGTGGCTGTTGCCCAAGCTCGTGAAGCTCTTGAACATGGACTAACATCTGTAGGAGAAATTTCTCGTTCAGGTATATATATTCGCAATATGATTGAAGAAGGAATAATTCCTGGACCACGTGTAGTTGCAACAGGACTTGGATTTTGTAGAACTTCAGGACATGGTGATTCTCATAAATTACCTTTGGAATATAATAATATTTCACACCCTTGGGCAGAATGTGTAGACGGACCTTGGGATCTTAGAAAGGCAATAAGAAGAAGAATTCGTGAAAATCCAGATGCTATAAAAATTTGGTCCACAGGTGGGGGTATATGGAGATTTGATGCAAAAGCAGATCCACATTATTGTATGGAAGAAATTCAAGCTGTTGTAGATGAATGTAATATGGTTGGACTTCCAGTATGGTCACATGCAGAAGGCTATGAAGGAGCACTAAATTCATGTAAAGCTGGAGTATCTGCAATTATTCATGGACAAGAATTAAATGAAGAATGTCTTGAAATAATGAAAGAAAAGGATATTACATTTTGTCCAACTTTACAGTTTTTCTATGAATGGTTTACTGTATATGAACCACCATATAGACCAATTCATGATAAGTATCCAGGTAAAACTACTGCGGAAAAAGAGCTTAATCGTATAATTGATAACTTACAAAATGCAAATAAAAAAGGTGTTAGAATTACAGTTGGATCTGATTCATTTTGTAGTAGTTTAACTCCTTATGGTAAATGTTCTATTACAGAAATGTATACCCTTAATAAAGCAGGGTTGACAGAAATGGAAACAATCTTAGCTGCTACTAAAAATGGTGCAGAAATGCTTAAAATAGATGATATTACTGGGACTCTTGAGCAGGGTAAATTTGCTGACCTTCTTGTATTATCTAAAAATCCATTAGATGATATTCACAATGTATGTACTGAAAATATGGAGATTATACTGAAAGAAGGTATATTTGTTAAAAAGAATAAATAA
- a CDS encoding type II CAAX prenyl endopeptidase Rce1 family protein encodes MKKSSNQFLLISFIISYICFGIIIQSKIVFNDIFNNPLYLSIFIIGCLGPLISAFIIHVLNKEKLDGINGFANKLTIIKNPKAIILIPIFLITHYGFAILLKGVYKYGKVIDFFRYLPLILIILGSQEIGWRGIVQPANEEKNGFWKSSIATGLFWSLWFLPLIYIPKFVILPQFYAQFAAYLVGISILLTTLYKLSGSIIYCIVLSSFIFALFPVIILKQSFILVGIALVDAIVATIFKDKVFS; translated from the coding sequence TTGAAAAAGAGTTCTAATCAATTCTTATTAATATCCTTTATCATAAGTTATATATGTTTTGGCATAATAATTCAGTCTAAGATTGTATTCAACGATATATTTAACAATCCTCTTTATCTATCTATTTTTATTATTGGATGCTTAGGTCCACTTATTTCAGCATTTATAATACATGTTTTAAATAAAGAAAAACTAGATGGAATAAATGGATTTGCAAACAAATTAACGATAATTAAAAATCCAAAAGCTATTATTTTAATACCAATATTTTTAATTACACATTATGGGTTCGCTATACTTCTAAAAGGTGTATATAAATATGGTAAAGTTATAGACTTTTTCCGTTATTTACCTTTAATATTAATAATATTAGGTTCTCAAGAAATTGGTTGGAGAGGAATAGTGCAACCAGCAAATGAAGAAAAAAATGGATTTTGGAAATCTTCTATTGCAACAGGACTTTTTTGGTCATTGTGGTTTTTACCCCTTATTTATATACCAAAGTTCGTTATACTTCCACAATTTTATGCACAATTTGCAGCATATTTAGTAGGCATAAGTATACTATTGACTACTCTTTATAAATTAAGCGGTAGCATTATATATTGTATAGTACTATCTAGTTTTATATTTGCACTCTTTCCAGTTATCATATTAAAGCAAAGCTTTATACTTGTAGGAATAGCCTTAGTTGATGCAATAGTTGCAACTATATTTAAAGACAAAGTTTTCAGTTAA
- a CDS encoding tyrosine phenol-lyase, giving the protein MDYMDLSKYPAEPFKIKSVEPVKMISREEREAAMKEAGYNTFNLKSEDVYIDLLTDSGTNAMSDAQWAGMMIGDEAYAGSKNWLFLESTIKELFGFKHLVPTHQGRGAENILSSIAIKPGQYVAGNMYFTTTRYHQEKNGGIFVDIIRDEAHDASKDVKFKGNIDLDKLEKLIKEKGAENIAYVCLAVTVNLAGGQPVSMANMKAVRELTAKHGIKVFYDATRCVENAYFIKEQEEGYADVSIKDIVHEMFSYSDGATMSGKKDGIVNIGGFLAINDEELFGKAKEIVVVYEGMPSYGGMTGRDMQAIAIGFREAMQYEYIEHRIKQVRYLGDRLKEAGVPIVEPVGGHAVFLDARRFCPHLDQEQFPAQSLAASLYIDSGVRSMERGIVSAGRDVKTGENHKPKLETVRLTIPRRVYTYKHMDVVAESVINLYKHKEDIRPLRFTYEPKQLRFFTAKFEYAD; this is encoded by the coding sequence ATGGATTATATGGATTTAAGTAAGTACCCTGCGGAGCCTTTTAAGATTAAGAGTGTTGAACCTGTTAAAATGATTTCAAGAGAAGAACGTGAAGCTGCTATGAAGGAAGCTGGATATAATACATTCAATTTAAAATCAGAGGATGTTTATATTGATTTACTTACTGACTCAGGAACTAATGCTATGAGTGATGCTCAATGGGCAGGCATGATGATAGGCGACGAAGCTTATGCTGGTAGTAAAAACTGGTTATTTTTAGAATCAACTATAAAAGAACTATTTGGATTTAAGCATCTTGTTCCTACTCACCAAGGACGTGGTGCAGAAAATATTCTTTCAAGTATAGCTATAAAACCAGGACAATACGTAGCTGGAAATATGTACTTTACAACTACTAGATATCACCAAGAAAAAAATGGCGGTATTTTCGTGGATATAATCAGAGATGAAGCTCATGATGCCTCAAAAGATGTTAAATTTAAAGGAAATATTGATTTAGATAAACTTGAAAAATTAATAAAGGAAAAAGGTGCAGAAAACATAGCTTATGTATGTCTTGCTGTTACTGTAAACCTAGCAGGTGGACAACCGGTTTCTATGGCTAATATGAAAGCTGTTAGAGAACTTACAGCAAAACATGGAATTAAGGTATTTTATGATGCTACTAGATGTGTTGAAAACGCATATTTTATAAAAGAACAAGAAGAAGGATATGCAGATGTTTCAATTAAAGATATAGTACATGAAATGTTTAGTTATTCTGACGGAGCGACTATGTCAGGTAAAAAAGATGGTATAGTAAATATCGGTGGATTCTTAGCAATTAATGATGAAGAATTATTTGGAAAAGCTAAAGAAATAGTAGTAGTTTATGAAGGTATGCCATCTTATGGTGGTATGACTGGTCGTGATATGCAAGCAATAGCAATTGGATTTAGAGAAGCAATGCAGTATGAATATATTGAACATAGAATAAAACAAGTTAGATATCTTGGCGATAGATTAAAAGAAGCTGGAGTTCCTATAGTTGAACCAGTTGGTGGACACGCTGTATTCTTAGATGCAAGAAGATTCTGTCCACATCTAGATCAAGAACAATTCCCAGCTCAATCACTAGCTGCTTCACTTTACATTGACTCTGGTGTTAGATCAATGGAACGTGGTATAGTTTCTGCTGGTAGAGATGTTAAAACAGGTGAAAACCATAAACCAAAATTAGAAACAGTTAGACTTACTATTCCAAGAAGAGTTTACACATACAAACACATGGATGTTGTAGCTGAATCAGTTATTAATTTATATAAACATAAAGAAGATATAAGACCACTTAGATTTACTTATGAACCTAAACAATTAAGATTCTTTACTGCAAAATTTGAATATGCAGATTAA